A window of the Phycicoccus sp. M110.8 genome harbors these coding sequences:
- a CDS encoding glycosyltransferase 87 family protein, with protein sequence MTSLRRIAAWPARARWTLAVVLVLLAASIPVLRYLVYWPVDQWQVDVEVYREAGVSILTGRPVYSAMTESPQLLPFTYPPFAAVLAIPLAFLPFGAVGWLWTLAQVAATTAIVWYAGWRLLHRTGPWMPIALALFTAPMIWLHPVSDGIRFGQVNAFMVLACLMDLRRPRPGVLRRVPPGVLVGLAMSIKLTPGVFVVHYLVNRRWREAITAVVTAVVVTIGSWVLLPEASFAFWGGALQDPTRLGPNAGTSNQSIRGFLLRVGPDGLAGNVLWLVLVAIVGTVGFRLARRAYRAGDSISEVAAVGLMAVLLSPVAWIHHLHWMVVVVFAVLGADPLRDRRRIWAAAAITGFFLCRMPWWGISWLNHPEWPRWIGRVLQNADTFGSLMALGLLWWALHLREPGTTDGDEPVEHGALRTDQRVTAL encoded by the coding sequence GTGACCTCCCTGCGCCGCATCGCCGCCTGGCCCGCCCGAGCCCGGTGGACCCTGGCCGTCGTGCTGGTGCTCCTGGCGGCCTCCATCCCGGTGCTGCGCTACCTGGTCTACTGGCCGGTGGACCAGTGGCAGGTCGACGTCGAGGTGTACCGCGAGGCGGGGGTCTCCATCCTCACCGGGCGCCCGGTGTACTCCGCGATGACCGAGTCGCCCCAGCTGCTGCCGTTCACCTACCCACCGTTCGCGGCGGTGCTCGCGATCCCGCTCGCGTTTCTCCCGTTCGGGGCGGTGGGCTGGCTGTGGACGCTCGCCCAGGTCGCGGCCACGACCGCCATCGTCTGGTACGCCGGGTGGCGCCTGCTGCACCGCACAGGCCCGTGGATGCCGATCGCCCTGGCCCTGTTCACGGCACCGATGATCTGGCTGCACCCGGTGTCCGACGGCATCCGGTTCGGGCAGGTCAACGCGTTCATGGTGCTGGCCTGCCTCATGGACCTGCGCCGTCCCCGGCCCGGCGTGCTGCGCCGCGTCCCGCCGGGGGTGCTCGTCGGCCTGGCGATGTCGATCAAGCTCACGCCCGGCGTCTTCGTCGTGCACTACCTGGTCAACCGGCGCTGGCGCGAGGCGATCACCGCCGTGGTGACGGCTGTCGTCGTGACGATCGGGTCGTGGGTGCTGCTGCCGGAGGCCTCGTTCGCGTTCTGGGGCGGGGCGCTGCAGGACCCGACCCGGCTGGGGCCCAACGCCGGCACGTCGAACCAGTCGATCCGCGGCTTCCTGCTCCGGGTCGGCCCCGACGGCCTGGCCGGCAACGTCCTGTGGCTCGTGCTCGTGGCGATCGTGGGCACCGTCGGGTTCCGGCTGGCGCGTCGCGCGTACCGGGCCGGCGACTCGATCAGCGAGGTCGCGGCCGTCGGCCTGATGGCCGTGCTGCTGTCGCCCGTCGCCTGGATCCACCACCTGCACTGGATGGTGGTCGTCGTCTTCGCTGTGCTCGGGGCGGACCCGCTGCGCGACCGTCGCCGGATCTGGGCGGCGGCCGCGATCACCGGCTTCTTCCTGTGCCGTATGCCGTGGTGGGGCATCTCCTGGCTCAACCACCCGGAGTGGCCGCGCTGGATCGGCCGCGTCCTGCAGAACGCCGACACCTTCGGCTCGCTCATGGCGCTGGGCCTGCTGTGGTGGGCGCTGCACCTGCGCGAGCCCGGCACGACCGACGGCGACGAGCCCGTCGAGCACGGAGCTCTGCGCACAGACCAGCGTGTGACTGCGCTCTGA
- a CDS encoding TMEM165/GDT1 family protein, with protein MELDLATIAIVFAAIFVVELPDKTFIATLVLATRFRPLFVWIGVSLAFLVQTLVAVVIGGLLANLPKRPVEVFAALMFLAGGFILLRGAKKADEEEKETEEEFAHKGAATAVGLKAIAVSFSVLFLAEWGDLSQLLTANMVLRFHQPLSVFLGAFLALATVSALGAVIGRALLARVHLTTIRRVGGVVCLLLAALTTLEIFGVVTAPHA; from the coding sequence ATGGAACTCGACCTCGCCACCATCGCCATCGTCTTCGCCGCCATCTTCGTCGTGGAGCTGCCGGACAAGACGTTCATCGCCACCCTCGTGCTCGCGACGCGGTTCCGCCCGCTGTTCGTGTGGATCGGGGTGTCGCTGGCGTTCCTGGTCCAGACGCTGGTGGCGGTCGTCATCGGCGGCCTGCTCGCCAACCTGCCCAAGCGGCCGGTGGAGGTCTTCGCTGCACTGATGTTCCTCGCCGGCGGGTTCATCCTGCTGCGCGGTGCGAAGAAGGCCGACGAGGAGGAGAAGGAGACCGAGGAGGAGTTCGCGCACAAGGGCGCCGCGACGGCCGTCGGCCTCAAGGCGATCGCGGTCTCGTTCTCGGTGCTGTTCCTCGCCGAGTGGGGCGACCTGTCCCAGCTGCTCACCGCGAACATGGTGCTGCGCTTCCACCAGCCGCTGTCGGTCTTCCTCGGCGCGTTCCTCGCCCTGGCCACGGTGTCCGCGCTCGGTGCCGTGATCGGCCGGGCGCTGCTGGCCCGGGTGCACCTCACGACCATCCGCCGGGTGGGCGGCGTCGTCTGCCTGCTGCTCGCCGCGCTGACCACGCTGGAGATCTTCGGCGTCGTCACCGCCCCCCACGCCTGA
- a CDS encoding prephenate dehydratase, whose protein sequence is MTTYAYLGPEGTFTQMALAAWAPSQGATHRPCGSVDQALALLRSGEVDGAMVPIENSVEGGVSATLDALASGDPLVVTAEVLVPITFVLAARPGTALSDVRAVGTHSHAWAQVRGWMGEHLPDAAYVPTLSTASAAEGLALHGDPSGDPDARDGGPGSGGGRGPTAGERPAYDAAVCAPVAASNHGLEVLAEGIGDNAAAVTRFVMVARPGQLPERTGADKTTLVLFQRDDHAGGLLELLEQFAVRGINMSRLESRPTKASMGSYCFSIDIEGHVLDERVGEALLGLKRVCAEVRFLGSYPAAHGAAVQVSPTTTDEAFGSARAWLRALRTGDA, encoded by the coding sequence ATGACCACGTACGCCTACCTCGGCCCCGAGGGCACGTTCACCCAGATGGCGCTGGCCGCGTGGGCGCCGTCGCAGGGGGCCACCCACCGCCCCTGCGGGTCGGTGGACCAGGCGCTCGCGCTGTTGCGCTCCGGCGAGGTGGACGGCGCGATGGTGCCGATCGAGAACTCGGTCGAGGGCGGTGTCAGCGCGACCCTCGACGCCCTGGCGAGCGGCGACCCGCTGGTCGTCACCGCCGAGGTGCTCGTCCCGATCACGTTCGTGCTGGCCGCCCGACCGGGCACGGCCCTGTCGGACGTGCGCGCGGTCGGGACCCACAGCCACGCCTGGGCGCAGGTCCGCGGCTGGATGGGCGAGCACCTGCCGGACGCCGCCTACGTGCCGACCCTCTCCACGGCCTCGGCCGCGGAAGGCCTTGCGCTGCACGGCGACCCGAGCGGCGACCCGGACGCACGGGACGGCGGTCCGGGCTCGGGCGGGGGCCGCGGCCCCACCGCCGGTGAGCGGCCGGCATACGACGCGGCGGTCTGTGCCCCCGTCGCGGCGAGCAACCACGGCCTCGAGGTCCTCGCGGAGGGCATCGGCGACAACGCCGCCGCGGTGACCCGGTTCGTCATGGTGGCCCGGCCCGGTCAGCTGCCGGAGCGCACGGGAGCCGACAAGACGACGCTCGTGCTGTTCCAGCGTGACGACCACGCGGGTGGGTTGCTCGAGCTGCTGGAGCAGTTCGCGGTGCGCGGGATCAACATGTCGCGGCTGGAGTCCCGGCCGACCAAGGCGTCGATGGGCTCGTACTGCTTCTCGATCGACATCGAGGGCCACGTGCTCGACGAGCGCGTCGGCGAGGCGTTGCTCGGGCTCAAGCGGGTCTGCGCCGAGGTCCGGTTCCTCGGCAGCTACCCGGCGGCGCACGGTGCGGCGGTGCAGGTCAGCCCGACGACGACGGACGAGGCGTTCGGCAGCGCCCGCGCCTGGCTGCGAGCCCTGCGCACCGGCGACGCCTGA
- the zwf gene encoding glucose-6-phosphate dehydrogenase, with protein sequence MIDDVPQATPPRPQTISYPATERVTSRSPLEPVDPHVIVLFGATGDLARRKLLPGLAYLVTSDLAPDIRVVGTSLEDFDDAGFRAFARQAIDEFGSHRLSAEQWDAFDDRLVYVPQSAGPDRLAQAVKEAEQQLGPQTLRLHYLSVPPKAAVAVLQMLREADLVDRARVVMEKPFGTDLASAIALNNTVHETFAEEQVFRIDHFLGKEAAQNILAFRFANGLFEPIWNRNFIDHVQIDIPETLGLDQRAGFYESTGAYKDMVVTHLFQVMAFVAMEPPTALEPRAISEEKNKVFRSLLPIDPDQVVRGQFAGYTSLDGVAPDSDTETFIALKVGLDNWRWAGVPFYLRTGKRMAEGARIISIAFREAPRSMFPHNSGVGSAGPDHLTFDLADESKVSLSFYGKRPGPGMRLEKLSMQFSTEETERAADVLEAYERLMLDAMRGDHTLFTTAEGIESLWERSQPLLDDPPESKPYPVDSWGPNAIHQLIAPHAWRLPFERAWREKK encoded by the coding sequence ATGATCGACGACGTGCCGCAAGCGACGCCGCCCCGCCCGCAGACGATCTCCTACCCGGCTACGGAGCGGGTGACGAGCCGCAGCCCGCTCGAACCCGTCGACCCCCACGTCATCGTCCTCTTCGGCGCGACGGGCGACCTGGCCCGGCGCAAGCTGCTCCCCGGCCTGGCCTACCTCGTCACGAGCGACCTCGCCCCCGACATCCGGGTCGTCGGCACGTCGCTGGAGGACTTCGACGACGCCGGGTTCCGCGCCTTCGCCAGGCAGGCGATCGACGAGTTCGGCTCGCACAGGCTGTCGGCCGAGCAGTGGGACGCCTTCGACGACCGGCTCGTCTACGTGCCGCAGAGCGCGGGCCCGGACCGGCTGGCGCAGGCGGTGAAGGAGGCCGAGCAGCAGCTCGGCCCGCAGACGCTGCGGCTGCACTACCTCTCGGTGCCGCCGAAGGCCGCCGTCGCGGTGCTGCAGATGCTGCGGGAGGCCGACCTCGTCGACCGGGCCCGCGTGGTCATGGAGAAGCCGTTCGGCACCGACCTCGCGAGCGCCATCGCCCTCAACAACACCGTGCACGAGACGTTCGCCGAGGAGCAGGTCTTCCGGATCGACCACTTCCTGGGGAAGGAGGCCGCGCAGAACATCCTGGCCTTCCGCTTCGCCAACGGCCTGTTCGAGCCGATCTGGAACCGCAACTTCATCGACCACGTGCAGATCGACATCCCCGAGACGCTCGGGCTGGACCAGCGGGCCGGCTTCTACGAGTCGACCGGCGCGTACAAGGACATGGTCGTCACGCACCTGTTCCAGGTCATGGCGTTCGTGGCCATGGAGCCGCCGACCGCCCTGGAGCCGCGGGCGATCTCGGAGGAGAAGAACAAGGTCTTCCGGTCGCTGCTGCCGATCGACCCGGACCAGGTCGTGCGCGGGCAGTTCGCCGGGTACACCAGCCTGGACGGGGTCGCCCCCGACTCCGACACCGAGACGTTCATCGCCCTCAAGGTCGGCCTCGACAACTGGCGCTGGGCGGGTGTGCCGTTCTACCTGCGCACCGGCAAGCGGATGGCCGAGGGCGCCCGGATCATCTCGATCGCGTTCCGCGAGGCGCCGCGGTCGATGTTCCCGCACAACTCCGGGGTCGGTTCGGCCGGGCCGGACCACCTCACGTTCGACCTGGCCGACGAGTCCAAGGTGTCGCTGTCGTTCTACGGCAAGCGTCCCGGGCCGGGCATGCGGCTGGAGAAGCTGTCGATGCAGTTCTCCACCGAGGAGACCGAGCGCGCGGCCGACGTCCTCGAGGCGTACGAGCGGCTCATGCTCGACGCGATGCGCGGTGACCACACGCTCTTCACGACGGCCGAGGGCATCGAGTCGCTGTGGGAGCGGTCGCAGCCGCTGCTCGACGACCCGCCCGAGTCCAAGCCCTACCCGGTCGACTCGTGGGGCCCCAACGCGATCCACCAGCTCATCGCGCCACACGCGTGGCGGCTGCCGTTCGAGCGCGCCTGGCGCGAGAAGAAGTAG
- a CDS encoding phosphatase PAP2 family protein, giving the protein MARISRQDLTQLVTRAVAPGVVVWAAIVGFGFLITGPLKGLSTSEESVNKTLASDRTKTWNTITMFWSHIGNTEYVIAVCILVSLIILWRTKDLLFSLVPVIAISLQATIFVLATLVIGRPRPKVSHLDPAPPTSSYPSGHVGASTALYLAFALLAQRIERTWLRVLTTVVCLLLPLLVTYARLYRGMHHVTDVAVGMLNGIICAVLAYAWYRHRAQERSGAGERVRDAARSVTTS; this is encoded by the coding sequence ATGGCTCGGATTTCTCGGCAGGACCTCACCCAGCTCGTCACCCGGGCCGTCGCACCCGGCGTAGTCGTCTGGGCGGCGATCGTCGGCTTCGGCTTCCTCATCACCGGACCCCTCAAGGGCCTGTCGACGAGCGAGGAGTCGGTCAACAAGACCCTCGCCTCGGACCGCACCAAGACGTGGAACACCATCACGATGTTCTGGTCCCACATCGGCAACACCGAGTACGTCATCGCGGTCTGCATCCTCGTGTCGCTCATCATCCTGTGGCGCACCAAGGACCTGCTCTTCAGCCTCGTGCCGGTCATCGCGATCTCGTTGCAGGCCACCATCTTCGTGCTCGCGACGCTGGTCATCGGGCGCCCGCGGCCCAAGGTCAGCCACCTCGACCCGGCGCCCCCGACGTCGAGCTACCCGAGCGGCCACGTGGGTGCGTCGACGGCGCTGTACCTCGCGTTCGCGCTGTTGGCACAGCGGATCGAGCGCACCTGGCTGCGCGTGCTGACGACGGTCGTGTGCCTGCTGCTGCCGCTGCTGGTCACCTACGCGCGGCTCTACCGCGGGATGCACCACGTCACCGACGTCGCGGTGGGCATGCTCAACGGCATCATCTGCGCCGTGCTGGCCTACGCCTGGTACCGCCACCGCGCGCAGGAGCGCAGCGGGGCCGGCGAGCGGGTGCGCGACGCGGCCCGCTCCGTGACGACCTCCTGA
- a CDS encoding phosphatase PAP2 family protein, giving the protein MQTATAAPASASRSRVVRLGRGALAMVLFAVPFVLIGYAVRQKFDPLIHLDNAIANHATDATRAAGAAGPLLVLQAVSQPWVLYIAATLVCLWAWLAKQLRNRALWAFVTMMVGWNLALVAKLVVQRARPVIEDPISHSPGYSFPSGHAANVAIIATAMVFLVWPLLSEAGRRVVTAVAIVVVLVVGLDRIFLGAHFASDVVAGWILGVGTTFSSWLGFLGRTSPSSSPGPSHPA; this is encoded by the coding sequence ATGCAGACCGCCACCGCGGCCCCCGCCTCCGCCAGCCGCTCCCGGGTGGTGCGGCTCGGCCGGGGCGCGCTGGCGATGGTCCTGTTCGCGGTGCCGTTCGTGCTGATCGGGTATGCCGTGCGGCAGAAGTTCGACCCGCTGATCCACCTCGACAACGCGATCGCGAACCACGCCACGGACGCGACCCGCGCGGCCGGGGCCGCGGGCCCGCTGCTCGTCCTGCAGGCCGTGAGCCAGCCGTGGGTCCTCTACATCGCGGCGACCCTGGTCTGCCTCTGGGCCTGGCTGGCGAAGCAGCTGCGCAACCGGGCGCTGTGGGCGTTCGTCACGATGATGGTGGGCTGGAACCTCGCCCTCGTGGCCAAGCTCGTCGTGCAGCGCGCCCGGCCGGTCATCGAGGACCCGATCTCGCACTCGCCGGGCTACTCGTTCCCCTCCGGCCACGCCGCCAACGTCGCGATCATCGCGACCGCGATGGTGTTCCTGGTGTGGCCGCTGCTGTCGGAGGCGGGGCGGCGGGTCGTGACGGCCGTGGCGATCGTCGTGGTCCTCGTCGTCGGTCTGGACCGCATCTTCCTGGGGGCGCACTTCGCCTCGGACGTGGTTGCCGGGTGGATTCTCGGTGTGGGCACTACCTTCTCCTCATGGCTCGGATTTCTCGGCAGGACCTCACCCAGCTCGTCACCCGGGCCGTCGCACCCGGCGTAG
- a CDS encoding diacylglycerol/lipid kinase family protein encodes MLQEHAGWVVVGAIVVVLLAALGIAAWSSERSSRRRGAHRARRWDRRPHRNEFRPEGTVTEAPRRRVAIIVNPTKFDDLDSVKEHVTREVVTHGWAEPLFIETTAKDTGRGQAEQALREDVDLVCPLGGDGTVRAVAEALVGTDTPLGLLPGGTGNLLARNLDLPFDDLDDALRVALTGQNKRIDVGRLTVDTSGEDQRPETHVFLVMAGFGFDAAIMADAPEKLKAKVGPAAYMVSGTRNLRGPQFKIRVKVDDNEEITRRARTVVVGNVGKLLGGLVLMPEAEPDDGHLDVVILSPKGIVGWAAVAGRVLTQRRKGHERVDHHTCQEIRVRADRPQEAQVDGDTIGKARAISAEIVPHALVVRVGSAE; translated from the coding sequence GTGCTCCAAGAACATGCCGGATGGGTGGTCGTCGGCGCGATCGTCGTCGTGCTCCTCGCCGCCCTCGGCATCGCTGCCTGGTCGAGCGAGCGCAGCAGCCGCCGGCGCGGCGCCCACCGGGCCCGTCGCTGGGACCGCCGACCGCACCGCAACGAGTTCCGACCGGAGGGCACCGTGACCGAGGCACCCCGTCGTCGGGTCGCGATCATCGTCAACCCGACGAAGTTCGACGACCTCGACTCGGTCAAGGAGCACGTCACCCGCGAGGTCGTGACCCACGGCTGGGCCGAGCCGCTCTTCATCGAGACGACGGCCAAGGACACCGGCCGCGGCCAGGCCGAGCAGGCCCTGCGCGAGGACGTCGACCTGGTCTGCCCGCTCGGCGGCGACGGCACTGTCCGGGCGGTGGCCGAGGCCCTCGTCGGCACGGACACCCCGCTCGGCCTGCTGCCCGGCGGCACCGGCAACCTGCTGGCGCGCAACCTCGACCTGCCGTTCGACGACCTCGACGACGCCCTCCGGGTCGCCCTCACGGGCCAGAACAAGCGGATCGACGTCGGCCGCCTGACCGTCGACACCAGCGGTGAGGACCAGCGGCCCGAGACCCACGTCTTCCTCGTCATGGCCGGCTTCGGGTTCGACGCCGCGATCATGGCCGACGCCCCGGAGAAGCTGAAGGCCAAGGTCGGCCCCGCGGCATACATGGTCTCGGGCACCCGCAACCTGCGCGGGCCGCAGTTCAAGATCCGCGTCAAGGTCGACGACAACGAGGAGATCACCCGCCGCGCGCGCACCGTGGTGGTGGGGAACGTCGGCAAGCTCCTCGGCGGCCTGGTCCTGATGCCGGAGGCCGAGCCTGACGACGGCCACCTCGACGTCGTCATCCTGTCGCCCAAGGGCATCGTCGGCTGGGCGGCCGTGGCCGGCCGGGTCCTCACCCAGCGGCGCAAGGGTCACGAGCGCGTCGACCACCACACCTGCCAGGAGATCCGCGTCCGCGCGGACCGTCCGCAGGAGGCCCAGGTCGACGGCGACACCATCGGCAAGGCGCGTGCCATCTCCGCCGAGATCGTCCCCCACGCCCTCGTCGTCCGGGTCGGTTCGGCCGAGTGA
- a CDS encoding DinB family protein — MDASPDASREPSPDAVPEVSGPVPPDTKDWTWTLEQPCPECGFEAAAVTAPQVAEQVLSLTAPWRSVLERPDVRDRPRPDVWSPLEYACHVRDVCRVFEGRVRQMLAEDGARFANWDQDEAALDGHYPEQDPAVVAEELVEAAVAACRAFEEVEGDAWQRTGLRSNGSHFTVLTLGQYMLHDLAHHLVDVGVVPSVADR, encoded by the coding sequence ATGGACGCCTCCCCCGACGCCTCTCGCGAGCCCTCCCCGGACGCCGTGCCCGAAGTGTCCGGTCCCGTCCCGCCGGACACCAAGGACTGGACCTGGACGCTGGAGCAGCCGTGCCCGGAGTGCGGGTTCGAGGCGGCCGCCGTCACCGCTCCCCAGGTGGCCGAGCAGGTGCTGTCGCTGACCGCGCCGTGGCGCTCGGTGCTCGAGCGCCCGGACGTGCGGGACCGGCCGCGGCCGGACGTGTGGTCGCCGCTGGAGTACGCCTGCCACGTCCGCGACGTGTGCCGCGTCTTCGAGGGTCGGGTGCGGCAGATGCTCGCCGAGGACGGCGCCCGGTTCGCCAACTGGGACCAGGATGAGGCTGCCCTGGACGGCCACTACCCCGAGCAGGACCCCGCGGTCGTCGCGGAGGAGCTCGTCGAGGCAGCCGTGGCCGCGTGCCGGGCGTTCGAGGAGGTCGAGGGGGACGCCTGGCAGCGGACCGGCCTGCGCAGCAACGGCTCGCACTTCACCGTGCTCACCCTGGGCCAGTACATGCTGCACGACCTCGCGCACCACCTCGTCGACGTGGGCGTCGTCCCCAGCGTCGCCGACCGCTGA
- a CDS encoding LysE family translocator — protein sequence MPSAATLGTFALAATALILLPGPAMLFLISRGIGQGSRRLALASMAGIETATALMVVATAFGLSAVISASVVAFSVVKYAGAAYLLWLAVREFRSRGHFALDRVPVTNPRRAFADAFLVGITNPKTAVFFVAFFPQFLHRESGPVWSQVLVLGAIFVVIGAVFDSVYALSAGGIGQWLARHPRAVERQKYVSGSIFLVMGGAAALTGHPQKA from the coding sequence ATGCCGTCCGCCGCCACCCTGGGCACGTTCGCCCTCGCCGCCACCGCGCTGATCCTGCTGCCCGGCCCCGCGATGCTGTTCCTCATCTCGCGCGGGATCGGTCAGGGCAGCCGTCGCCTGGCGCTGGCGTCGATGGCGGGGATCGAGACCGCGACGGCCCTCATGGTGGTCGCGACGGCGTTCGGCCTGTCGGCCGTCATCAGCGCCTCGGTCGTCGCGTTCTCGGTCGTGAAGTACGCCGGCGCGGCATACCTGCTGTGGCTGGCCGTCCGCGAGTTCCGCAGCCGCGGGCACTTCGCCCTCGACCGCGTGCCGGTGACGAACCCGCGCCGTGCGTTCGCGGACGCGTTCCTCGTCGGCATCACCAACCCCAAGACCGCGGTGTTCTTCGTGGCGTTCTTCCCGCAGTTCCTGCACCGGGAGTCCGGACCGGTGTGGTCGCAGGTCCTCGTCCTCGGCGCGATCTTCGTCGTGATCGGCGCGGTCTTCGACAGCGTCTACGCGCTCAGCGCCGGCGGCATCGGCCAGTGGCTGGCCCGCCACCCGCGTGCGGTCGAGCGGCAGAAGTACGTCTCCGGCTCGATCTTCCTCGTCATGGGTGGCGCGGCCGCCCTCACCGGGCACCCGCAGAAGGCCTGA
- the serS gene encoding serine--tRNA ligase — MIDIKLLREDPDRVRASQRARGEDEGVVDAVLSADDRRRASLTEFERLRAEQKSMGKQVAQAQGEEKHALLTKTKHIAAQVKSLQADADAAEEELGTLIRQIGNVVEPGVPVGGEDDYEVLETVGEVPTFDFEPRDHLELGEMLGAVDMERGAKVSGSRFYFLTGVGARLELALLNMGIAQAVEHGFTPVITPTLVKTDVMAGAGFIDKHSEEVYRLADDDLWLTGTSEVALAGFHADEILDLSAGPKRYAGWSACYRREAGSYGKDTRGIIRVHQFHKVEMFTYCRVEDAAAEHQRLLGWEKEMLAKIEVPYRVIDTAAGDLGGPAARKFDCEAWVPTQGRYRELTSTSNCTTYQARRLNTRERDPNGQGTRAVATLNGTLATTRWMVAILENHQQADGSVVVPKALQPYLGLEVLRPA, encoded by the coding sequence GTGATCGACATCAAGCTCCTGCGCGAGGACCCCGACCGGGTCCGCGCGAGCCAGCGCGCCCGTGGCGAGGACGAAGGGGTGGTCGACGCGGTGCTGTCCGCGGACGACCGCCGGCGGGCCAGCCTCACCGAGTTCGAGCGGCTGCGGGCCGAGCAGAAGTCGATGGGCAAGCAGGTCGCGCAGGCGCAGGGCGAGGAGAAGCACGCCCTCCTGACGAAGACCAAGCACATCGCGGCCCAGGTGAAGTCGCTGCAGGCCGACGCCGATGCCGCCGAGGAGGAGCTCGGCACCCTCATCCGGCAGATCGGCAACGTCGTCGAGCCGGGCGTCCCGGTCGGCGGCGAGGACGACTACGAGGTGCTCGAGACGGTCGGCGAGGTGCCGACCTTCGACTTCGAGCCCCGCGACCACCTCGAGCTCGGCGAGATGCTGGGCGCAGTCGACATGGAGCGCGGCGCCAAGGTCTCGGGCTCGCGGTTCTACTTCCTCACGGGGGTCGGCGCGCGGCTCGAGCTGGCGCTGCTGAACATGGGCATCGCGCAGGCCGTCGAGCACGGGTTCACCCCCGTCATCACCCCGACGCTGGTCAAGACCGACGTCATGGCGGGTGCGGGGTTCATCGACAAGCACTCCGAGGAGGTCTACCGGCTCGCCGACGACGACCTCTGGCTCACCGGCACCTCGGAGGTCGCGCTCGCCGGCTTCCACGCCGACGAGATCCTCGACCTGTCGGCGGGGCCGAAGCGGTATGCCGGGTGGTCGGCCTGCTACCGCCGCGAGGCCGGGTCGTACGGCAAGGACACCCGCGGCATCATCCGCGTGCACCAGTTCCACAAGGTCGAGATGTTCACCTACTGCCGGGTCGAGGACGCCGCCGCGGAGCACCAGCGGCTGCTCGGCTGGGAGAAGGAGATGCTCGCCAAGATCGAGGTCCCCTACCGCGTCATCGACACGGCGGCGGGCGACCTCGGTGGTCCGGCGGCGCGCAAGTTCGACTGCGAGGCGTGGGTGCCGACGCAGGGCCGCTACCGCGAGCTGACGTCGACCTCGAACTGCACGACCTACCAGGCGCGGCGGCTCAACACGCGTGAGCGCGACCCGAACGGCCAGGGCACCCGGGCCGTCGCCACCCTCAACGGCACGCTCGCCACGACCCGGTGGATGGTCGCGATCCTGGAGAACCACCAGCAGGCCGACGGCTCGGTCGTCGTGCCGAAGGCGCTCCAGCCGTACCTCGGCCTCGAGGTCCTCCGCCCCGCCTGA
- a CDS encoding alpha-hydroxy acid oxidase, with translation MTQRQLPKWSELKPLLRPKPLQLDPTRRRLDSALTIADLRAVAKRRTPRSVFDYTDGAAEGEISLRRARGTFANLEFRPAILHDVSAIDTTTSFLGKPSALPFSFAPTGFTRMMQHEGERAVARVAQRTGIPYTLSTMGTTSIEDVAAAAPEARKWFQLYVWRDRSAGEDLMRRARQAGYEALVLTVDVPVAGARLRDARNGFSIPPALTVRTVADAAMHPAWWVNLLTTEPLTFASLSSWDGTIAELLDALFDPTMTLADLEWVRSQWDGPLVIKGIQTVEDARTVFDAGVDAIVLSNHGGRQLDRAPVPLRLLPEVREALGPDKEVMLDTGVMSGADVVAAVALGASSVMVGRAYLYGLMAGGEAGVQRAVDILTAEVRRTMALLGVPTVADLRPHHVRLP, from the coding sequence GTGACGCAACGACAGCTGCCGAAGTGGTCCGAGCTCAAGCCGCTGCTGCGACCCAAGCCGCTCCAGCTCGACCCCACGCGGCGACGGCTCGACTCCGCGCTGACCATCGCCGACCTGCGCGCGGTCGCGAAGCGGCGCACCCCGCGCTCGGTCTTCGACTACACCGACGGCGCCGCCGAGGGCGAGATCAGCCTGCGCCGGGCACGCGGCACCTTCGCGAACCTCGAGTTCCGGCCGGCGATCCTGCACGACGTCTCGGCCATCGACACGACGACGTCCTTCCTGGGGAAGCCGTCCGCGTTGCCGTTCTCGTTCGCGCCGACCGGCTTCACCCGGATGATGCAGCACGAGGGCGAGCGCGCGGTGGCCCGCGTCGCCCAGCGCACCGGCATCCCGTACACCCTCTCCACCATGGGCACGACGTCGATCGAGGACGTCGCGGCCGCGGCTCCCGAGGCCCGCAAGTGGTTCCAGCTCTACGTCTGGCGTGACCGCAGCGCCGGCGAGGACCTCATGCGCCGTGCCCGGCAGGCCGGGTACGAGGCGCTCGTCCTCACCGTCGACGTGCCGGTGGCAGGCGCCCGGCTGCGCGACGCCCGCAACGGCTTCTCGATCCCGCCGGCCCTGACCGTGCGCACGGTCGCGGACGCCGCGATGCACCCGGCGTGGTGGGTCAACCTGCTCACCACCGAGCCGCTGACGTTCGCGAGCCTCAGCTCCTGGGACGGCACGATCGCCGAGCTGCTCGACGCGCTCTTCGACCCGACGATGACGCTGGCCGACCTGGAGTGGGTGCGCTCGCAGTGGGACGGGCCGCTCGTCATCAAGGGCATCCAGACGGTCGAGGACGCGCGCACCGTCTTCGACGCCGGCGTCGACGCGATCGTCCTGTCCAACCACGGCGGCCGCCAGCTCGACCGCGCGCCCGTCCCGCTGCGGCTGCTGCCCGAGGTCCGCGAGGCGCTCGGCCCGGACAAGGAGGTCATGCTCGACACGGGCGTCATGTCCGGCGCCGACGTCGTGGCCGCGGTGGCGCTCGGAGCCAGCAGCGTCATGGTCGGCCGCGCCTACCTCTACGGGCTCATGGCCGGTGGCGAGGCGGGGGTGCAGCGGGCGGTCGACATCCTCACCGCCGAGGTCCGGCGCACCATGGCGCTGCTCGGCGTCCCCACCGTCGCGGACCTGCGCCCGCACCACGTCCGGCTCCCGTAG